gaaggttcccaaaaaataaacaagtgaagcgtacttctttattattttgggaaatcgaaaatgcgagtacaaacgatgtacaagtAGCTTGGAAAtacgtagctgctgtatgttccaagcattggtgaagacttcgtcgttttcgttcgccagcttgtacgtgccgggcttgagcacctcggcgatgatgtatgggTCTTCCCACcatggtgagagcttgtggcggcccctgttgtcatgtcgaagcctcagcaccaagtctcttttattgaggtctcggcgccggactctctgcgcttgatatctcgagtctcgtccacttgatccaacGAGTCCTCACAGGCTCGCTggctcgctggttctgctgctcttgataggccttgagccttggcgacccgtactccaagtccgtggggagtatggcctcggcgccatagacgaggaagaacggggtaaagcctgtggctctgcttggggtcatcctcaggctccaaataaccGAGGGTAACTCTGTGAGCcatctccggccaaacttgttcagcttgttgaagattcttggtttcagtccttggaggatcatgccattagcacgctccacttgcccgttcgtctgtgggtgcgccacagccgaccagtccacacgtatgtggaagccgtcgcagaacgccaagaacgtcttgcctgtgaactgggtgccgttgtcggtgatgatcgagttcgggacctcgaacctgaagacgatgtcggtaaagaacagaacggcttgctcggatttaatcttgccgatgggtcgagcctcgatccacttggagaatttgtcgactgccaccagcaagtgggtgaagcccccgggcgccttctgcagtgggccgacgaggtccagtccccacatggcaaacggccacgtgatggggatggtctgcagagcatgggccgggaggtgtgtctttcgagcgtagaactggcaaccctcgcaggtccgcacgacgtcgatGGCGTCGACGACCGCGGTGGGCTAGTAGAAACCTTGCcaaaacgcgttacccacgagggtgcgcggcgcggcatggtgaccgcagatgccagtgtggatgtcacggatcagcttcttgccctcggggatggggatgcatcgctgcaagatgcccgagggactgcgcttatACAGCTCGTGGTTGATtaggatgaaggacttggcccacctagcgaggcgccgcgcctgagcgcggttcgagggtaggatccctcgaatcatccagtcgaggtactgggcgcgccaatcttgcgaagtaggcgcctcgtcgacttccatagCTTCGGCCTCATCCGTGGAGgaggtcccgaagtcaatgcccatgggctcggcctcgttCGCTGGGGGGTTCCCGCTGGAGGGCCTGGTGTTCGAGGAGCCTGGCTCCaccggatccttgaattcgacggagggcttggtgacgtcgcgagcgaagatgttcggggggacggtggtccaccccgacgcgatcttggctagttcgttggcatcctcattgtacttgcgcgggacctgattgagttctaggccgtcgaacttatcttcgaggcggcgtactgctTTGCAGTaggcctccatcttcgggtcgtggcaactagactccttcatcacttggtcgatgacgagttgagagtcaccgcgcacgtcgaggcgtttgacgccaatctcgatggcgatgcggaggccactgaggagggcctcgtatttcgccatattgttagacgcagggaagtgcaagcgtatcacgtaccgcatgtggtgtccgaggggtgagatgaagaggaggctggcgccggtgccggttttcatcaccgacccgtcgaagtacatggtccagcattcagcctggatttgtggtggggatagctgagtgtccgttcactcagccacgaagtcagccaagacttgggacttgattgctttgcagggggcgtaggtgagagtttctcccatcagatCCACAGactatttggcaattctaccctcggcttccctgttgcggactatctctcccaaagggaaagacgagaccacggtgacgggatgggcctcgaagtagtggcgtagCTTGCGCTGTGCCAAAACCACTGTgtatagcagcttctgaatctgtggatagcgtgtcttagtttcggacaacacttcgctgatgtagtacaccggctgTTGGATAGGTAGagcatgaccctcctcttgtctttcgacaacgaccaccgcgctgaccacttgggtcgtcgcggctacgtacagatagaggggttCGCCATCCGCGGGtggcgtgagaatgggggcgtgagtgagtgatgccttcagcctatcgagggcttcttgggctttgggggtccacgtgaagcgctcggttttcctcaggagttgatacaggggtaagcctttctcaccgagacgcgagatgaatcggctgaggaACGCTAgccatcccatgaccctctgtaccccctttaggtctcggattggacccatccgagtgatggccgagactttctcggggttgggttcgatgccccgctgggagacaatgaagcccaagagcatgcctcgagggactctgaacacgcacttctcggggttgagttttacccctttggcccttaggcaatcgaatgcgatcctgagatcagcaaccaggtcttccgtcttcctggattttacaacgatatcgtcgacatatgcctctacgttccgcccgagatggtccccgaaaacgtcgagcatacaccgttgatatgtagctccggcgtttctgaggccaaagggcatcgtgacatagcagtgcatgccgaaaggtgtgataaaagaggtcgcgagctggtcggactctttcatcttgatttggtggtaaccggagtaagcatcaagaaaggataaaagttcacatcccgcaattgaatctacgatttgatcaatgcgTGGCAAAAAAatggaaccttcggacatactttattcaaactagtgtagtctacgcacatccgccagctcccattctttttcttcactaatacaggattagctagccactcgggatggaataattccttgatgaatccggccgccagaagtttctgcagctcctcgccgatcgcccggcgcttgagctcgtcgaagcgtcgcaggcgctgcttcaccggcttggagttgggtcggatatcaagggagtgctcggcgacctccctcggtatgccaggcatgtccgaggggctccacgcgaagatgtctgtgttggcgcggagaaagtcgacaagcaccacttcctatttgctgtcgagggtggcgctgacctgcaacgccttgtcgtcggagcgattcgggtcgaggggcactttcttgataccctcggcgggttcgaagctgcccgcctgtcggtgcgtggagtccaaggcctcgcttgccattttgtcgagggtggctgcgagggcctcgtcctccgcttgagcctccgcgtgctccaCGCACTCGACATCacactcgtaggcatgctcgaacgaagagccgacggtgatgacacccttcggacccggcatcttcagcttgaggtaggtgtagttggggatggccatgaacttggcgtagcagggacgaccaagaatggcataataggatccccgaaacccTACCGCCTcaaaggtgagcacttccttgctgaagttgactgccgtgccgaagcagacgggtagatcaatctggccgaggggttggactcgcctcCCCGGCGCCACaccatgaaatggcgacttgctggggcgaagctggctcaatccaatccccatgagctccaaagTGTGGGCGTACAtaatgttgaggctgctgcctccatccatgagcaccttggagaagcgggtgttgccgatgatggggtcgacaacaagcgggtaccgtcccgggtgcgggacgtagtcggggtggtcttcgcagccaaaggaaatggtgtccttcgaccagtcgaggtaggatggcgtggctttggtgacggagaagacctcccggcgctcacgcttgcgctgccgaggggtcatgttcgtcgttggtcctccaaagatgaagaaggcgttctccacggggggactcgtcatctccacctttgtcgccagcatccttcttcttgtcctcatcgCGATGCgtgacgcggttgtagtacttcttgagcatttcgcactgctcgagggtgtgtttgaccgagcccttgtggtaagggcatggTTTCTTCAGCATGTCGTTGAATAGGCTacctccacctcgaggggggcctcgaggtcctttgcggtccggggcggcgacGAAGGGCTCGTCGGAGTCTTCTGCTTGCCCCGGTCCACGCTGGATTGGTGGGGTatgcttcttccctttcctcccccgcttttgtttcttggcgggggcgtgggTCTTGAGGTTGCCGCCTTCTGCGGacgcatcttccttgcgcttatTCGGCTTCATGGTGGAACTTGACTttttagattcgtctcgaaaaattacatccatctatgaaaaaaattcgcaaataaacttcgtttagtattccatgcacACATTCGtcattttgtgaaaaaaatttcacggtggaaaccaaacatggccgGACCAAGCATCGACCGGCGACGCGCCCCAAGCCCACGTGGAAAAGCGGCGCCACGGCGGACGGATCAAAAGCGCGCAACCCCGCGCGGCTGCCTGTTCCCCCCGTCCCCGCTCCTCGACCGCTCCACCGCTCCGCTCCCGTCGCGGCCTGCCTGAAGAGGACGCCcacgcgccgcggcgccggcgacgagatAGGGTCcgcgcttcctcctcctcctcctacaaCTTCTTCTCCAGTTCGGTCTGCTCGTGGGGGCGCCGCTGGTGCGAGGCTCTGATTTGGTGGTGGCGCATTTTCAGCAGGTGGCGGTTTTGTTTTGGCGGCCGGAGATGATGGACGAGGGGCCGGCCGATCTGCGGGAGCTCGTGCGCCTGCCGGTAACAGATTTCCCCGCTTTGGGTTGGTTTCGTCGCTCTGCTCTGGCGGGGTGTTTCCAATTAATTCGGGTGTTCTGAGCGAGGTACCTGTAGCCTCATGTTAGAAATCGAGCGAAATTTGGATTTATGCTGAGGGGAGTTGTGCTGGAGCTGCGATACTAGATGCTACGAACCGATTGATTCGTTAGGAGTTTGGACCTCTTTGGTGTTTTCCTGTGGTAGGCAAATGTTTAAAATGGAACAGGGGGTCGGTGTAAGATCTAGGTGGGACTAAGGGGAAGGGAGAGAATCCAAACGAGTAAGGACTTCGAATCACGGTTCCATGGAAGAACCATAGGACACATACCTTTTTTAGCATGCGGGATTTGAGGGGTTAGAAGGTATCTTCGTGTGATAGAGGTCAGGGGCTTGAGCATCTGGAACGATATGCTGCTCATAAAAAAATGTTTTGAAATTGATTGGGTTATGTTTTGTTTCTACATTTATCGAGATTGTCTGAGGTTTTTTCGGGAACCATATTAAATGAGTAAAAGATGCTAAGTTGCTAGAGTATCAAGTCTATGCCACATCTGTCAAAGCGTGATCATTTCTTACATTAAAAGGCAGTTTTCGTTAGACAACTCTATTATGCAATCTGAAATCTGAGTCATTCAGTTGAATTGCTTTAACTTGATTGATGGGATGTGCAAAATCTTTTGGTACTGAATCTGCTGAATTTTCATTCAAGGGGTCAAGTTGACATGGACAAAAAAGGGTAATCCAATAGACAGTAGCTTTGGGTGTCATACTTTGGAATTTCAGGGAGTGTTTGACTATTCAACTTGTTTGGGTAAATTTTTTAGTATTGCTGTCATCATGTTGTTACATCAAAACTGCAACGCCTGAGCAGTATCCCTATAGTTCCACCATATTGTTCTTCTGTCATATATACTCACTACTCAGATCAGAATTCGAATCCTGATCAGTCGTTTCTTTCTTTGGACGGCCTGTGATGAAGTTCTTTCTTTCATGTCCCAGGATGTTCTGGTGGTATGCTCATCTAGAGGATGGACAGATGAAAAGCACATGCTCTATCTTCAATTATTGGAAGAAACATTTGTGAGCCAATTACATGACAGTGAATGCAGTTTCAAGGAACTGTTCAATCTCTCTTCAAGATATTGTGGACGTGTGAAGTCAGCTAAGCAAATCGTGGAATATGCcaaacctgatcaggtatagcaAAAGCCACATTCTCTTATTCATTGACACAAAAAAATGGGAACGGTGTAGTTCTAACAAATCAAATTGCTGTATTTTGTTTGTATGATGGGGCAGGGATGTTGTGGGATAGTTGATGCTGACAAAGTCAACTCCAGCGTGAAGGTTGAGCTTATGGACTCACCTTCTTGTGGAAATCAGCAAGATGGAAAAGTCCATTCTATGGATGATAATGCATCAACCACAGAACCTGTAGAAGAAGCCATTTCCCAAGCAAGTGCAACGAGCTCTGGACAATGTTCCGCATGCTATGTTGGCAAGCACAGACATTCCCCTTCTAGGAGTGCAGGTAGGGGGTATATGTTGAATGTCCTTTTGCAAATGCTATTGCATATGACCCTAGTTACTTCTTCAGAAAAGgaacattttctttttcttccaaatCTTGATTGTCTTCTATGATATTATTGAAAAAATAAGCAACAATTGATTTCCCAAACCTGTATTTACTTATGTACGCCTAATTTGATTTTCTTAGAAGTATAAGCTGTGCAATACCATTGTTGAATATGTGGACTGGGAAAATGCATCATCTTTCTCAGTACCTTGTTTTCTTATCTTTCTAAGCAGCACAAGTGTACCCTGGGAATCATGTCATTTGTTTCTGTAgcgcttcattttttttttacctttatCACTATGGCACCAGATTATGAGTACATAATATGTAAAAGGTATTAAGTTCATTTACTTGAGTGACATGGCCAGATTTTTACAAGAGAACTACTCGTGCATTTACTCAGAGGGGTCGGATCAGAACTTTGATGAGGAGACCAAAGGGATTGGAGaatcaagaagaggatgcagCCAAAAGCGATTGAAATCTTACAAAGTTGTGAGGGATGCAGGTAATGCGGTAATGGAGGGACTGGTCTCCACATTTTTAGTTGTGCTCTGTCATTATTCGATGCTTATTGAATGCGTTCTTGATCGCATCACATGGCTCATAGGTGGTTCCATCGGCGATGGCAGAATGCCAAAAAGTAGGAGGCCTTATTGCAAGCAACAAACCTGAAGATAAATATAATGGCACATCGAAGGTGGATGCTGGATCACTGGATGCAGAAGCTAGATCTCCTATGTGCAAAAATGATGGATCAAAAGGATAACCTAACGTCCACAGAGTGTTCTCTGCAGCTAACAAACCAGAGTGTTCTCACCTAGTAGTAACTGTTAGATTCACCATGAGCTGTAGACCTGAGAGGAAAACTCAAGTTGGCAAGTTTGGAACATAAACTAGTCTACCTTTCATGCTGGTTTGGCAACTCAAATAGTTTGTTAGATATACCACTTCTGTTTGATTTAGAGATGATTTTGAAGGTTTTGTTGTATTTCTGAGTGGCTATGGTTCGAAAATTTCTTGCCTGCCCTTGTATTGTACTATTAATCAATTATCTATGGTCTGTAAGCCAAATTGAGTGTCAAGTATTATTTTACTGTCATATCTGTCATGGTGTGGAGACGAAATTCTGATGTTGCTGCCGGTTCATATGGTTACTATTGTAGGATCTCAACTTCGTACACAATGATGAAAACAGAAAAAGGGTTCTTGGACTCTCGGTACACATGATCTCtgaacatgtttttttttcatatagAATTCAAATTTCACCTTCTTTCACAGTCCTGCAAAACAATATCAGGTTCAACAAAAGTGCAAAGATCATTTAGTTTGAGTTTTCATAGGCACGATTGATTTAATCTGAATTCCAAGATTAGGATATATATTGTCAGTCTTTGAAACATTTTCTTACGTCATCTTTGAGTAAGCTTGGTTTGGTCAATGGATCTAGTTAAATCCCCAAAAAATCAATAGACGTGGTATCTATTACAGGACTACCTGCTTAATAGTTTATGGTTCCCAGCCACCGATAATTCACTGCCAAATAAAGGGAAGAGGTCACCGAGTTTCCCCTTGCAGAGATGTTTACACCTTTGGAATCGTACTTGAGTTGTTTAGTGGAAAGGCTCCTACCAGTGACATGTCCACAGATGGCCTCTGCAGGGCTATGGTCCCGGCAGCGTTCCCGGACCCGCTGGTGGGCATTGTAGATCCTGCTATTGTAGTGGTAGAAGAAAATTGTGCATACAATTAGCACGAAGGAAGAAGTAATGGTCATCGGGGACAAATCAAAAGCACCATGGTGTACTGGCACTGCTGTGCGGTAAGCAGGCCTTAGCAGAAAGGCTATCAAATGAGAGATGCTGCCATCAAGCTCCCAAGGATAAGGGCCACTTCATCCAACAGTAAATGCCAAATGAAAGTAGCTTTTAAGCTGGATAGATTATATCAGGGGCCTGTCCTGCATGTGCTTACTGTTTAGGCTGCTCAACAACAATGTCTGCAGTCTGCAAACATGTAAAAGAAAAAAGTACCTTCAGCTACTGCAAATTATCATGTGCTAGTTGCTAACACACGCGGGCTAGCATACAATTTGAAATATATTTTTCAAGTGTCTAAATATTATGAAGAACAAGCATGCATCAGTTCAGTCAGGCTTATTGTTTTTCAAGTACTTGATAACATATCTTGAATGAGATTCTTTTCAGTTAATGACCAAGCTATAACGTGCAGCTTCCAAAGCATCATGTTAATTTGTAATTTATCATAGTTGTTGTGAAATTTTCCAAACAGTTCTGCTGTCAAGTCAAACTTTGTTATTTCTAGTCTTAATATAAAGGTATTAAATGTCCTACTCCAATTTTGATAATGTGGCATACAATTTTCCTGCTGCAAATATTGTCAATTCCATACATCCATCCTGCTATTAACCTTATACAGATGGCCCTTTCCTGTTATACTCAAAACTGCAAACCTTATATGTTTTTGCAGAAAATATTTCAGTTCACCTGATTGCAGTTCCATCTAACTAAATGGTACTATCACCAGTTCACGTTAGATGTTCAAGCTAGAAATTTACGGTAAATTTGACCATTACTACCTTGCTATACATAGAACTACATAGATGTGTCACATAAAAATGACTAATAGATGCAGTATAAAAAATACGGCAATGCCATAGTTATTTTTCCTATAATTTCAAAGATATACTCAGATAAAATAATGGCGACAGGTATGCCTTAAAGACAGTGATGATATTCTAAAACCTAAACAATTAAATTAGACCCAAGGTAGCATTCAATCTTATACTAGCATAGTGAAAAGTGAAATTTTGAAACACGGTGTCAGTCTGTCAGACTTCTGTTGTGCAAAGGCAATGTGAATTTCAGGCTGATAATTTTAGCATTAGGTAGTATTAAAAACAAAACTGAACAAAGGGGATAACTAACCAGAAAATTATTCAGTTGGTTTCACggaacaagcaccatgacattcTATTTGGTTTTCTGTTCTAACAGAACATGTCAAAATATTCACCCTTGACAGGAGTTCTCACAGAAAGCAACCCATCATGATCATCTTTTAACCATCCATAATTCTTCAGAAAAGAAAATACAAAAGATATTTCAGTGCCAAAGGTGAATTATCAGCTCTCAATTTGATCTGGCATGTGACCTTTATTGTTGTTGGCTCTTACAAATTGTCCAAATCTCCAAGCTATGAGTTAGGATAAGAACTGCAAAAGGTACCATAAAAAATGGACGTGTTCTTATGAAAACAGATGTTAATATGAGCAAAGACGGAGTAAATCATTCTTGCCAAGTCAAGAACACATCAGGTATCTCCCTCCAAGGCTATAAGTCCAATAGGGTTTACTCAATGCTTTTAAAATCAGAAAGATTACGGTACATGTTGCCTTGGTTTGGTTATAATAGGAAGAAGCTAAATTTTTAGGGTAAAATAACCTCAATTCTGAAAAGTAGAATAACAACCCAATCAAATGCAAATTCTTCCCGTGGTGCACTTTCAGAGGGGAACAGAAGATAACATGCAACTTGCACAGTGAGTGAATTTGAGTGGGTACAGTACAATATAACATACACTAAATTCTAAAAAGTAGaataacaacccactcaaatgCAAATTCTTCTAATGGTACGCATTCAGAGAAAAACAGAAGATTACAGGGAACTTGCACAGTGAGTGAATTATACACATCACTCCGACAGTTAGAAACAACTTGCATGTCAGCATGTTACGGCAGGTTGGCAAACCAGCTTCCTGGATCAGGACCACTATACTGCCGCTCTATATTCAGACACTGTTAGACCTGCAGGAACAGACAACTGATCTATTATCAAGCTGATCCAATGAACTGTATAAAACATTGTTCAAAGCAAACTGTAAAGAGCAAGAAGCAATTAGAAAGTGGGAATACGACAAATCTTCTGAGATATTCCACCTATATATCTTTAGCAAATCATATGAGCCTGTGTATCTTTAGCAAATCATATGAGCCTCTTGGGACTGAATTAGATGCAGAAATATCATTTAACCACATCATCAGGTGACATGTTAGGCTCTAGCAATGGTCATTGTGATAGGCAGTAACTCAACAAAAACCAAGTACAACGAACCCATGTGTGTCGTGTATGGATAAATACATGACTAAAAATATATGCATAAAGTACTATGTATGCATATGTATCCACAAGTAGGGCTTTACCGTTTGAC
This portion of the Panicum virgatum strain AP13 chromosome 2N, P.virgatum_v5, whole genome shotgun sequence genome encodes:
- the LOC120661850 gene encoding uncharacterized protein LOC120661850 isoform X1, with protein sequence MMDEGPADLRELVRLPDVLVVCSSRGWTDEKHMLYLQLLEETFVSQLHDSECSFKELFNLSSRYCGRVKSAKQIVEYAKPDQGCCGIVDADKVNSSVKVELMDSPSCGNQQDGKVHSMDDNASTTEPVEEAISQASATSSGQCSACYVGKHRHSPSRSAEGSDQNFDEETKGIGESRRGCSQKRLKSYKVVRDAGGSIGDGRMPKSRRPYCKQQT
- the LOC120661850 gene encoding uncharacterized protein LOC120661850 isoform X2; its protein translation is MMDEGPADLRELVRLPDVLVVCSSRGWTDEKHMLYLQLLEETFVSQLHDSECSFKELFNLSSRYCGRVKSAKQIVEYAKPDQGCCGIVDADKVNSSVKVELMDSPSCGNQQDGKVHSMDDNASTTEPVEEAISQASATSSGQCSACYVGKHRHSPSRSADFYKRTTRAFTQRGRIRTLMRRPKGLENQEEDAAKSD